A single window of Verrucomicrobiota bacterium DNA harbors:
- a CDS encoding DUF433 domain-containing protein has translation MTPEAPPLRVDEQQVIRVGSTRVTLDTIVAAFQRGDTPEEITRNYDALSLGEVYQAIGYYLAHETEVDAYLERRGVSRAAIQKEVEAQHNPNGTRERLLARRKQPV, from the coding sequence ATCACGCCAGAGGCACCGCCGCTGCGCGTGGACGAGCAGCAAGTGATTCGCGTCGGCAGCACGCGCGTGACGCTGGACACGATCGTGGCGGCATTCCAACGCGGCGATACGCCGGAAGAGATTACTCGCAATTACGATGCGCTGTCCCTTGGCGAGGTTTATCAGGCCATCGGTTACTACCTGGCACACGAAACCGAGGTGGATGCGTATCTGGAGCGACGCGGGGTTTCACGCGCGGCGATTCAAAAGGAAGTAGAGGCACAGCATAACCCGAACGGCACTCGCGAGCGCCTGCTGGCGCGCCGGAAGCAACCTGTCTGA